TGAAAAGGGCCGTGCCTTCCCTGACGTGCTGGCCGAAGCCCAGGCGCTGGGTTACGCCGAAGCCGACCCGACCTTCGACGTCGAGGGCATCGATGCTGCGCACAAGCTGACCATCCTGGCCTCCATCGCCTTTGGTATTCCGCTGCAGTTCGACAAGGCCTACACCGAGGGCATCACCCGCCTGACCACTGCCGATGTCAACTACGCCGAAGCCCTGGGCTATCGCATCAAGCACCTGGGCGTGGCCCGCCGTACCGCCGACGGCATCGAGCTGCGCGTGCACCCGACGCTGATCCCGAGCGACCGCCTGATCGCCAACGTCAACGGCGTGATGAACGCGGTGATGGTCAACGGTGATGCTGCAGGGTCTACGCTTTATTACGGTGCCGGTGCCGGCATGGAGCCGACCGCTTCGTCGGTGGTCGCCGACCTGGTCGACGTGGTGCGTGCCATGACCTCCGACCCGGAAAACCGCGTTCCGCACCTGGCCTTCCAGCCGGATTCGTTGTCGGCGCACCCGATCCTGCCGATCGAGGCTTGCGAAAGTGCCTACTACCTGCGTATCCAGGCCAAGGATCACCCAGGCGTGCTGGCCCAGGTCGCCAGCATCCTGTCCGAGCGTGGCATCAACATAGAGTCGATCATGCAGAAGGAAGCCGAGGAGCAGGACGGCCTGGTGCCGATGATCCTGCTGACGCATGGCGTGGTCGAGCAGCGTATCAACGATGCTATCGTCGCCCTTGAAGCCCTGCAGGATGTGGTCGGCAACGTCGTGCGCATCCGCGTCGAACAGCTCAATTAATTCAGCGGCGGGCCGCGACGGCGGCCCGCGCCCAGAACCGAAGGTTTGCACAATGCGCTATATCAGTACTCGCGGCCAGGCGCCGGCCCTGAATTTCGAAGACGTCCTGCTGGCTGGCCTTGCCAGTGATGGCGGCCTGTACGTGCCGGAGAACCTGCCGCGCTTCACCCAGGAAGAGATCGCATCCTGGGCCGGCCTGCCGTACCACGAACTGGCCTTCCGGGTGATGCGCCCGTTCGTCACCGGCAGCATCGCCGACGCCGACTTCAAGAAGATCCTGGAGGAAACCTACGGTGCCTTCGCCCATGCCGCGGTGGCGCCGCTGCGCCAGTTGAACGGCAACGAGTGGGTGATGGAGCTGTTCCACGGCCCAACACTGGCGTTCAAGGACTTTGCCCTGCAACTGCTTGGCCGTCTGCTCGACCACGTGCTGGTCAAGCGTGGCGAGCGCGTGGTGATTGTCGGCGCCACCAGCGGCGATACCGGTTCTGCCGCCATCGAAGGCTGCCGCCGTTGCGACAACGTTGACATCTTCATCCTGCACCCGCACCAGCGTGTGTCGGAAGTTCAGCGTCGGCAGATGACCACCATCCTCGGTGACAACATCCACAACATCGCCATCGAAGGCAACTTCGACGACTGCCAGGAAATGGTCAAGGCCAGCTTCGCCGATCAGTCCTTCCTCAAGGGCACTCGCCTGGTGGCGGTCAACTCGATCAACTGGGCGCGGATCATGGCCCAGATCGTCTACTACTTCCATGCAGCACTGCAGTTGGGCGGCCCGGCGCGCTCGATCGCGTTCTCGGTCCCGACCGGCAACTTCGGCGACATCTTTGCCGGTTACCTGGCACGCAACATGGGCCTGCCGATCAGCCAACTGGTGGTGGCCACCAACCGCAACGACATCCTGCACCGCTTCATGAGCGGCAACCAGTACGTCAAGGATGCCCTGCACCCAACGCTGTCGCCGTCGATGGACATCATGGTCTCGTCCAACTTCGAGCGCCTGCTGTTCGATCTGCACGGTCGCAACGGTGCCGCGATCGCCGAGTTGATGGCCAACTTCAAGCAAGGTGGCGGTTTCAGCGTGGAGCAGGATCGCTGGACCGAGGCGCGCAAGCTGTTCGACTCCCTGGCGGTGAGCGACGAGCAGACCTGCGAGACCATCGCCGAGGTGTTCAAGGCCACCGGCGAAGTGCTTGATCCGCATACCGCAATCGGCGTCAAAGCCGCTCGTGAGTGCCGTCGCAGCCTGGACACGCCGATGGTGGTCCTGGGCACCGCGCATCCGGTCAAATTCCCCGAAGCGGTGGAGAAGGCCGGTGTCGGCAAGGCCCTCGAGTTGCCGGCGCACTTGAGCGACCTGTTCAGCCGCGAGGAGCGTTGCACGGTCCTGGCCAATGACCTGAAGGCGGTCCAGGCCTTCGTCAGCCAGCACGGCAACCGCGGCAAGCCGCTGTAATACGCGGCACTCGAGAGCATTGGGCGGGGCAAGTCGGAACATCGGCTTGCCCCGTTTGCGTTTGAGCGGTTCTTTTAATTACAGAATCATCCTTCGTCTTTTCAGGCTTTTCCTATTTGAGTCCCTATGCTGCTTTTCTAGAGTGGGCGCCCTGTCCATCAGGGCTCGCAGCCCTCAGGAGCGGCTCATGCACCGGCTCAACATTCTTATCGTCCAGTCTCATCCCGCCCAGCAGATCGCTTTGCACCAGGCCTGCAATGCCCTGGGGGTTTTCAACGTGCGCATTGCCTGCGATCTGGCCAGCGCCAAGGCAAGCATGGCGCAGATGCAAGCCTTGGACATGCTCATCATCGACCATGGCATGCCGGCGCTGAGCGCCCAGGCACTGTTGAAGCACGTGACCCGGCAAGGCCATGCGCGTGCGCTACTGTTCGTCGGACAGCCCCCTGTGCGCGGCCCTGATCTCGCTGTCGAGGCCCAGCGTCAGGGGCAGTGGGTTATTGCCCAATTGCCCTGGCCGTTGTCGATCAGGGGGTTGCAGGCGGCATTGCAGCGGCTGCGTCGGCCGCCGCGCAGGTACTCCGGGCGGGATATCGAAACGGTCATGTTGCCCACGCATGCTCGCTGATACAGACGCGTGCGGGCGAACTTTCCGAAGTGCCTGGCGGTCAGTTCCGATAGGTCCCCGACAAAGCGAGTACGCCGGATGGAAAGAATCTGCTCCCTGCTCAACGATGCCCTGTCCCCTTATCACACCCGCCTCGACGATGTAGATGCGCGCGGCAATCGCCAACTCACCTTGCTCGATGCGCAGGGCAACGAGGTGTTGCGCCGCGCCGTGAGTGTGCGTCAGCTACAGGAGCAGCGCTTGCTGGTCGATCTGGTCGACGGTCTGCACCGCGACCTGCAGATCGTCGAGGGGCGTCTGCAGCCTTGTGTGATCGCGGCCTTGCAACACCGACATCAACCTCAGGGAACCTTTGCCTGAGTGTCTCGTCAGACTTTATAGGGTGTTCGAACGCTGCTTTGCTCCGGTAGCGTTGGACCGCCGTACAGAGTCCGCTCAAGGGCTTTGAGTTGACCCCGGATGTCTTCCCCAGCATCCGGGGTTTCTTTTGCCTGCGTCATGGCTGGGGGTTGGCTGCAGAGGGAAGCTCCTCGACCAGGTGCCGTGTCTGCTCCAGGTACTCTGTGCGCAGTTCGGGGTCGAGCCAGCTTGCGTAGAACTCAGGGAGTACTTCCTGGCGCAGGTGCGGCAACAGCTTGTCGATATGGGCGATGGCTTGGCGTCCCAGTGGCGTGTCGGAGCAGCCCACATGCAGAAACTGATAGCGATTCGCACCCTTGATCGGGTGGAACTGGTAGCTGTCCAGCGAGCCGCCCTGCTGCTGGATCAGGTAGCGCACCTCCGGCCAGTACCCAAGTACCAGTTGCAGGCGCCCCAGTTGCTGCATCTGCAAGAGGTTGGCGGTGGCATCGTTGCCGTAGTGGCGGCTCAGCGTGGTTTCTGGCAACTGGCGCAGGATATCGTCGACCACTACTCCGTAGCTGCGTTGGGCCACGATGCCCAACTTCATCCCTGGCCGTTCCAGCACCTGCTTCAGGTCCACAGGCGTGCTGTCCTCGGATTCGTCCAATCGTCCCGGGTCTGCCTTGCGGATGACCAGCCCGCTGCTGAGGATGGGCAGCGTGGGTTGGGAGAAATGCACGAAACGGGCGCGTTCCGGTGTCCATAGCAGGGTGGGGTCGCAGGTGAAGCTGCGTTCCTGAAGCATCTGGATGCCGCGCGCGCGATTTACCCGTAGCACCGTGTGATCGTATTCGGGCATCTGCTCGATGAGCAGGGGCAGCATGCGATCGACCACGCCCTGGCCCTTTTCCTGGCCTTCGAAAATAGTGAACGGCGGCAGGTCGCGCAGCAGCCAGGTCAAACGTTCACGGGCCTGGCCCTGCTGCGAGGACAACAGCAGGACGCAGAGCAGCACAAACATGCGCATCATGCTTGCTCGACGCCCGATCAGACCGCCCCCTGCTCGCGCAGGCGTGCCACCTCGGCAGCGCTATAGCCCAGCCCGGCGAGCAGTGTCGCCGTGTGCTCTCCCAGCGCAGGCCCGACCCACTCCGTGGAGCCGGGTGTCTGCGAGAGCTTGGGCACGATCCCCGGCATCTTGAAGGGCTTGCCGTCTGGGAGCTTCGCCTGAAGGAACATTTCCCGGGCGAGGAATTGCGGGTCGCTGAACATGTCCTCGGCCGAATAGATGCGGCTGGCAGGCACGCCTGCGTCGTTCAGCACCTGCATCACCTGTTCCAGCGGCAGGCTGTTGACCCAGCGGTCGATCACCCCGTACAGCTCGTCGCGACGCAGGTCACGGCCATCGTTGCTGGCCAGGGTTGCATCCTCGGCGAGGTCGTCGCGGCCGATGGCCTGCATGAAGCGTTTGAAGATCGCATCGCCGTTGGCGCCGATCTGCACGTGCCGGCCGTCGGCGCTGGTGTGGATGGAGGAGGGGGTGATGCCCGGCATGATGTTGCCGGTGCGCTCGCGAATGAAACCGAACACATCGAACTCCGGCACCATGCTTTCCATCATCGCGAAGATTGCCTCGTACAGCGCCACATCCACCACCTGTCCTTCACCGCCATTGACTTCGCGGTGGCGCAGGGCCATCAGTGCACCAATCACGCCCCAGAGAGCGGCGATCGAGTCGCCGATGGAAATGCCCGTGCGCACGGGCGGACGATCCTCGAAACCGGTGATGTAGCGCAGGCCCCCCATGGACTCGCCGACGGCACCGAAGCCTGGCTGGTCCTTCATCGGCCCGGTCTGGCCGAAGCCTGACAGGCGTACCATTACCAGGCGTGGGTTGAGGGCATGCAGCACCTCCCAGCCAAGGCCGAGTTTCTCCAGCACGCCAGGGCGGAAGTTCTCGATCAGGATGTCAGCATCGGCCAGCAATTGCTTGAGGATCTCGCGTCCTTCGGGGTGCTTGAGGTTGAGCGTGAGCGATTGCTTGTTGCGCGCCTGGACGAACCACCACAGCGAAGTCCCTTCATATAATTTGCGCCACTTGCGCAGCGGATCGCCGCCATCAGGTGATTCGACCTTGATCACCTCGGCGCCGAATTCGGCGCAGATACGCGAAGCGAAGGGGCCGGCGATCAAGGTGCCGAGCTCGATGACCTTCAGACCGGCGAGGGGTTTGGCGGGGGTGTGCATGGTGCGTCCGTGGCGACAGAAAAGAGGCTTGGTTTTATCACAGCTGGTCAATGGCAGATACTGTTGCAAGGCAGAGTCCAGTGCACGCAGATGCGCAACCACCCACCCCAACAAACTCGGATCGGTTAAACTCTGCGACTTTCTCCAAAGAAGTCCCTTTCCCATGGCCCAGCCTTCCACCACCTACAAGTTCGAACTGAATCTGACCGACCTCGACCGCGGCGTGTACGAAAACGTGCGTCAGACGATCGCTCGTCACCCGTCGGAGACCGAGGAACGCATGGCCGTCCGTCTGCTGGCCTACGCCCTTTGGTACAACGAGAACCTGTCGTTCGGCCGCGGTCTGTCGGATGTCGATGAGGCCGCCCTGTGGGAAAAAAGCCTGGATGATCGCATCCTGCACTGGATCGAAGTCGGCCAGCCCGACGCCGACCGTCTCACCTGGTGCTCGCGCCGTACCGAGCGCACCAGCCTGCTGGCCTACGGCAGCTTGCGGGTGTGGGAGAACAAGGTGGTCGGCGCGGTCAAGGGCCTGAAAAACCTGAGCATCGCTGCTGTCCCGCAGGAAGTCCTGGAGGTTCTGGCCACCGACATGCCGCGTACCATCAAATGGGATGTGATGATCAGTGAAGGCACGGTATTCGTCACCGACGACCGTGGCCAGCACGAAGTCCAATTGCAGTGGCTGCTCGGTGAGCGCGGCTGACCTGATCCGATCTGACAGCCGAAGACCCCATGCGTATCGAACCCCGCCCCCTGCCATCGGCACTGCCCTTCCTTGGCAACCTGCCACCCCTGTTGACCCGGCTGTATGCCGCCCGCGGCGTGCAGAGCGAGTCCGAACTGGACAAGAGCCTGGCGCGCCTGTTGCCGTACCAGCAACTTAAAGGAATCGAGGCGGCCGTCGACCTGTTGGTCGAGGCCCTGGACCTGCGTCAGCGCATTCTGATCGTCGGCGACTTCGACGCCGATGGCGCCACCGCCAGCACCGTAGGTGTGCTGGGGCTGCGACTGCTGGGTGCGGCCCATGTGGATTACCTGGTGCCCAATCGCTTCGAGTACGGCTATGGCCTGACCCCGGAGATCGTGCAGGTGGCGTTGCAGCGTCAGCCGCAACTGCTGATCACGGTCGATAACGGTATCTCCAGTGTCGATGGCGTGGCGGCGGCCAAGGCTGCTGGGCTCAAGGTCCTGGTCACCGACCACCACCTGCCTGGCGAGCAGTTGCCCGACGCCGATGCGATCGTCAACCCGAACCAGCCAGGCTGCACCTTCCCCAGCAAGTCGCTGGCCGGGGTGGGGGTGATTTTCTACGTGCTGATGGCCCTGCGTGCCCGTCTGCGCAGCCTTGGACGCTATGAGACGCAGGCCCAACCGAACATTGGCGAACTGCTCGACCTGGTGGCGTTGGGCAGTGTCGCCGACGTGGTACCGCTGGACGCCAACAACCGTATCCTCGTGCACCAGGGGCTCGAGCGCATCCGTGCCGGGCGTGCTCGTCCTGGGTTGAAGGCAATTCTCGAAGTGGCGCGGCGCGATCATCGGCGCATCACCTCGACCGACCTGGGTTTCATCCTCGGGCCACGGCTCAACGCCGCCGGTCGGCTGGACGACATGAGCCTGGGCATCGAATGCCTGCTGTGCGAAGACCCCGCCGTTGCGCTGGACATGGCCGGGCAACTGGACGGGCTCAACCAGGATCGCAAGTCCATCGAGCAGGGCATGCAGCGCGAAGCCCTGGCCCAGCTCAAGGACCTGCCGATCGAGTCCATGCCCTATGGCCTGTGCCTGTTCGACGCCGACTGGCACCAAGGTGTGATCGGCATCCTCGCCTCGCGCCTGAAGGAGCGCTACCACCGACCGACCATCGCCTTTGCCGATGCGGGCGAGGGCATGCTCAAGGGCTCTGCCCGTTCGGTGCCGGGCTTCCATATCCGCGATGCGCTGGATGCCGTGGCTGCACGCCAGCCGCACCTGATCAGCAAGTTCGGCGGCCACGCCATGGCCGCCGGCTTGTCGCTGCCTGAGGCCAATTTCCAGGCCTTTGCCGATGCGTTCGACGAAGAGGTGCGGCGCCAGTTGTGCGAGGACGACCTGACCGGGCGCCTGCTGTCCGACGGCACCCTGGCGGTCGAGGAGTTTCATCTGGACCTGGCCCGCGCCCTGCGCAATGCTGGCCCTTGGGGGCAGCATTTTCCCGAGCCGCTGTTCCATGGCGTGTTCCAGATGGTCGAACAGCGCGTGGTGGGGGAGCGGCATCTGAAAGTGGTGCTCAAGAGCGAGTGCGGCTCGGTGAAACTCGATGGGATCGCCTTCGGCATCGACCGCGACGTGTGGCCCAACCCGACGGTGCGTTGGGTGGAGGTGGCCTACAAGCTCGATGTGAACGAGTTTCGCGGCAATGAAAGCGTGCAACTGATGATTGCGCACATGGAGCCGCGCTGACAGAGGGCAGCCCTCAGCGCGGGGCGTCTATCCGGCGGAACCTCCCCCCAGGGTAATCTGGTCTAGTCTCAGAGAAGACCGGTACCGGGCCACGGCCGCACACGAGTGTCCGGGCCGGATCACCATTGGAGTCCTTGGGAGGTCCCCTCATGAGCCTGCTGCTTGAGCCGTATACCCTGCGTCAGCTGACCCTGCCCAATCGCATTGCGGTTTCGCCAATGTGCCAGTACTCGAGCGTCGATGGCCTGGCCAACGACTGGCATCTTGTCCACCTGGGCAGTCGCGCCGTCGGTGGCGCCGGGCTGGTGATCACCGAGGCGGTGGCTGTCACTGCCGACGGAAGAATCACCGCCGAAGATCTCGGGCTGTGGAACGACGACCAGATCGTCCCACTGCAACGTATCACCCGCTTCATCACTTCCCAGGGCGCCATTCCGGGCATTCAGCTGGCGCATGCCGGGCGCAAGGCGAGCACCCATCGTCCCTGGCTCGGCAAGCACGGCAGCGTCAAGGTCGAGGACGGCGGCTGGCAGCCGGTCGGGCCTTCGAAGATCGCCTTCGATCCGGAGCATACGCCGCCGCGCGAGCTGAGCCACGATGAGATCCAGGGTGTTGTCCAGGCCTTCGTCCAGGCCGCCGAGCGTGCCAAGGCGGCCGGGTTCAAGGTCGTCGAAATCCATGCGGCCCATGGCTACCTGCTGCATCAGTTTCTTTCGCCGCTGAGCAACCAGCGGCGTGACGAGTACGGCAGCTGCTTCGAGAACCGTATTCGTCTGACGCTTCAGGTGACCGAGGCCGTGCGTGAGGTATGGCCGCAGGAGCTGCCGCTGTTCGTGCGGGTATCGGCCACCGATTGGGTCGAGGATGGCTGGAACCCAGACGAGACGGTCGAGCTGGCGCGTCGTCTGAGGGCGCTGGGGGTCGACCTGATCGACGTATCCTCGGGCGGCACCTCGGTCAATGCCGAGATCCCCACCGGCCCGGGTTACCAGACCCGCTTCGCCGAGCGGGTGCGCAAGGAGTCGGAAGTCGCCACCGGCACCGTGGGCATGATCACCGAACCCGCGCAGGCCGAACACATCCTGCGTACCGGTCAGGCCGACCTGATCTTCCTCGCCCGCGAACTGCTGCGCGACCCTTACTGGCCGCTGCATGCCGACGATGACCTGGGTGGCAACAAGGCAACCTGGCCTGCGCAGTACCAACGTGCGACCAGCCGGGCCAATCCGATTCATGAGTCGGATCTGCGGGAGTGATGGATCCGCGTCCCGTTCGACTGGCCGGATGCAACATCCCGAAGCAAATGCGTTAAGGGAGAATTCAGGCTGCGGGCCTACTCTGGAGCTTTCCTATCCGTCCAGGAGTCATCCAGATGAACACCCGTGGTCTGCTCGATCAACTGCTCAAGTCCGGCCAGTCACTGCTGCAGAACCAGCAGGGCAAGGGCGGGGCGGGCAAGGTGCCCGGTCTTGGTGATCTGCTCGGGGGTGGCCAAGGCAAGGGCTCTGGCCTTGGCGGCCTGCTTTCCGGTGCCGGAGGCGGGGCGCTGGCGGCCGGGGCCATGGGGCTGCTGCTGGGCAGCAAGAAGGCGCGCAAGTACGGTGGCAAGGCACTCACCTACGGTGGCCTCGCCGCCCTTGGCGTGCTGGCCTACAAAGCCTATGGCAACTGGCAGGCGCGCCAGGGCCAGGCCCCTGCGCAGGAGCCACAGACCCTCGATCGCCTGCCGCCGGCCCAAGCCGAGCAACACAGCCAGGCGGTGCTCAAGGCGCTGGTGGCGGCGGCCAAGTCCGACGGTCATATCGATGAGCGCGAGCGTGAACTGATCGAGGGCGAGTTCGTGCGCCTGGACAGCGATCGCGAGCTGCAGGCCTGGCTGCATGCCGAGCTGAACAAGCCGCTCGATCCTGCCGAAGTGGCCCGTGCCGCACAGACCCCTGAAATGGCCGCAGAGATGTACCTGGCCAGCGTGATGATGGTCGATCAGGAACACTTCATGGAGCGCGCCTACCTTGACGAACTGGCCCGCCAATTGCGCCTGGACCCGAACTTGCGCGAGGAACTGGAACGCCAGGTACGGGACGCTGCGGCACAGTGACGTGGCGATTGGCTATTTAATCGGCAGGGATGCCTGAATACTCCGCAATTCAACCGATAACGCGCCTGGCGCCTAGGCTATACTTCGACGATTTTCCCGCTCGTGAAGAATTCCTGAGGGCTGATTGTGAAGAACTGGACCTTGCGCCAACGGATCCTGGCAAGTTTCGCCGTGATCATCGCCATCATGCTGTTGATGATCGTAGCGGCGTATTCACGCCTGGTGACCATCGAAGCCAGCGAGCAGGCAGTGGGCACGGACAGCATTCCGGGAATCTACTACAGCTCGATGATCCGCAGCGCCTGGGTCGACAGCTACGTCGCCAGCCAGCAGTTGGTCGGCTTGTCCAACCATCGCGAGCTGACCTCGGCCGACCTCGAGCTGTTCAAGGGTTTCCACGACCGCCTCAGGGCGCAGATGGCCAACTACCAGGGCACGATCCAGGACGCGCAGGACCAGGCATCCTTCGACACCTTCGTGCGTCTCGAGGAGGCCTACGTCAAGGTGGTCGACCAGGTCCTGGCAGCCTACCGCGAGAAGAACTACCCCGAAGCCGAGCGCCTGATCGCCGAAGTACTGACACCGGCCTGGACCGACGGGCGCAAGCACCTGAACTCGGTGATCGACCGCAATACCGAATCCGCCAATGCCGCCACCCGCGAGATCGTCAGCGCCGTGGCCACCGCCAAGGGCAGCATGATCGTTTCGCTGATCCTGGCGATTGTCGCTGCTGGCATCTGCGGCCTGCTGCTGATGCGCGCCATCAGTGCTCCCATGCAACGCATCGTGCATGCCCTCGACAAGCTGCGCTCGGGTGACCTCAGCGCGCGCCTGAACCTGGACCGCAAGGATGAGTTCGGCGCCATCGAGAATGGTTTCAATGAAATGGGCGAGGCGCTTGCCAACCTGGTGGCCCAGGCCCAGCGCTCATCGGTGCAGGTGACCACCTCCGTCACCGAGATCGCCGCCACCTCCAAGCAGCAGCAGGCCACGGCCACCGAAACCGCTGCAACCACCACGGAAATTGGCGCCACCTCGCGCGAGATCGCTGCGACCTCGCGTGATCTGGTGCGTACCATGACCGAGGTGACCAGTGCCGCCGACCAGGCTTCGAGCCTTGCCGGTTCCGGCCAGCAAGGCCTGGCGCGCATGGAGGAAACCATGCATCAGGTGATGGGCGCCGCCGACCTGGTCAACGCCAAGCTGGGCATCCTCAACGAGAAGGCCAGCAACATCAACCAGGTGGTGGTGACCATCGTCAAGGTCGCCGACCAGACCAACCTGCTGTCGCTCAACGCCGCCATCGAGGCGGAAAAAGCCGGTGAGTACGGCCGCGGTTTTGCCGTGGTGGCCACCGAAGTGCGCCGCCTGGCCGACCAGACCGCAGTGGCCACCTACGACATCGAGCAGATGGTGCGCGAGATCCAGTCCGCGGTGTCGGCTGGGGTCATGGGCATGGACAAGTTCTCCGAGGAAGTGCGCCGCGGCATGTTCGAGGTGCAGCAGGTAGGCGAGCAGCTCAGTCAGATCATTCATCAGGTGCAGGCGCTGGCGCCACGGGTCCTGATGGTCAACGAGGGCATGCAGGCCCAGGCCACCGGCGCCGAGCAGATCAACCAGGCGCTGGCCCAGCTCAGTGATGCCAGCACGCAGACGGTCGAGTCGTTGCGCCAGGCCAGTTTCGCCATCGACGAACTGAGCCAAGTGGCTGCCGGGCTGCGTGGCGGTGTCTCGCGCTTCAAAGTCTGACGGCGATGAACGATCTGCAACCGCGTGATCAGCGGCAGGCCGAAGCCAAGGGCGTGTTGTACCTGCTGTTCCATATTGGCGAACAGCGCTTTGCCCTGGATGTGCGCGAAGTGATAGAGGTGCTGCCGCTGCGCCCGCTCAAGCCCATCGCCCAGGCGCCCGTCTGGGTCGCCGGGATCCTCGGGCATCGCGGCGCGCTGGTACCGGTCATCGACCTGTCGTCCCTTACCTTCGGCGCGCCTGCGCCGCAGCGCACCAGCACGCGCCTGGTACTGGTGCGTTATGGCAATGGCCTGCAACTGGGGCTGGTGCTCGAACAGGCGACCAACACCGTGCGTTGCCAACCCGACGAGTTCCAGCCCTATGGGCTGGACAATAGCGAGGCGCGTTACCTGGGGCCTGTGCGACAGGATGCACAAGGGTTGTTGCAGCGCATCCAGGTCGACGACCTGTTGAGCGATGCCGTACGCCTGCTGTTGTTCCCGGATCAATCCGCGCAGGTGGCAGGATGATCGAAAAACGCTTCTTCCGCTTTCTGCAGGAGCGCATCGGCCTGGATGTGGACTCGGTGGGCGCGCCGATGGTCGAGCGGGCCCTGCGCCAGCGGTGCGTGGTACTTGCCGCGCGTGACCTCGACGACTACTGGCTGCGCCTGCAGCAATCGCCCGGCGAGCAGCAGGCATTGATCGAAGCGGTGATCGTCCCTGAAACCTGGTTCTTCCGTTATCCCGAATCGTTCACGGCATTGGCTGGGCTGGCGCAAAAACGCCTGGTCGAGCTGGCCGGATCACGACCACTGCGTATCCTCAGCCTGCCGTGCTCGACCGGCGAGGAGCCCTATTCGATTTCCATGGCGCTGCTCGATGCGGGTCTGTCTCCATCGGCCGTGCGCATCGATGCCATGGACATCAGCCCCAGCTCCCTCGCCCGTGCCGAGCAGGCCGTGTATGGACGCAACTCGTTTCGTGGCAGTGAACTGGCATTCCGTGAGCGGCACTTCGACTGCACCGATGACAGTTACCGGTTGCATGAGCGCGTGCGCCAGCAGGTCAGCCTGGAGCCTGGCAATGTGCTCGATCCCGCCTTGCGCAGCCGCAAGGGAGTCTATGACTTTGTCTTTTGCCGCAACCTGCTGATCTATTTCGACGTACCTACCCAGCAGCGGGTTTTCGAGGTGCTGAAACAGCTGCTCCACGACGATGGCGTGCTGTTCATCGGCCCGGCCGAGGGCAGTTTGCTGGCGCGCCTGGGCATGCGGCCGATCGGCATCGCGCAGTCGTTCGCCTACGTGCGTCAGGATCAGCTTGGCGTACAGCCGCCGGTCAACCCGGTGCCGTCGGCACGGCCCGCCATCGCGCCGGTGGCTTCGCCGCGTCCAGTCGCCATGCCCGTGGCGGCACCACCCTTTGCCCGTGCTCCCCGCCCGCCCGCCAGGCCGGTTGCGTTGGCGACCGTGAACGAGAACGAAAGCGAGTTGCTCGCAGCCATCGCCCGCCAGGCCAATGCCGGTGCCAGCGAGCAGGCCCGCGCCAGTTGCGAGCGCTACTTGCGTCTGTTTGAGCCGAAGGCGCAGGTCTACTACTGGCTGGGGCTGCTCAGCGATACCCAGGGCGATGCCGGCGAAGCATTCAAGCATTACCGCAAGGCCCTGTACCTCGAGCCCCAGCACACCGAGGCGCTGCTGCACCTGGCCACGCTGTTGGCATCCCAGGGGGATGTCACAGGGGCACGGCGCCTGCAGGAGCGGGCGGCGCGGGCGGGCAGGGAGTCTGAACGATGAGTGATGCCTACTCGATGGACCTGATCGCCCGGGGCCATGAAGACATCGACGACTGCTGGAATCGCATCGGTGTCCATGGCGACAAGCAATGTCCCCTGCTGGACCGGCACATCCACTGCCGCAATTGCGAAGTGTATGCAGCGGCGGCTACCCGCCTGCTCGACCGCTACACCTTGTTGCAGGACGAGCATGTCGAGACCGTGCAGGTGGAACAGGGCACTGTCGGCCGTTCCATGCTGCTGTTCAGGCTGGGGGAGGAGTGGCTGGCGCTGGCCACGGCCTGCCTGGCGGAGATCGCGCCGCTGCAGGCCGTTCACTCGCTGCCGCACCAGCGTTCGCGGATGTTGCAGGGGGTCGCCAACGTGCGAGGTGCGCTGGTGCCGTGCCTGTCGTTCGCCGACCTGTTGGGCATGGAGCTGGC
The Pseudomonas putida genome window above contains:
- a CDS encoding YaeQ family protein gives rise to the protein MAQPSTTYKFELNLTDLDRGVYENVRQTIARHPSETEERMAVRLLAYALWYNENLSFGRGLSDVDEAALWEKSLDDRILHWIEVGQPDADRLTWCSRRTERTSLLAYGSLRVWENKVVGAVKGLKNLSIAAVPQEVLEVLATDMPRTIKWDVMISEGTVFVTDDRGQHEVQLQWLLGERG
- the recJ gene encoding single-stranded-DNA-specific exonuclease RecJ — protein: MRIEPRPLPSALPFLGNLPPLLTRLYAARGVQSESELDKSLARLLPYQQLKGIEAAVDLLVEALDLRQRILIVGDFDADGATASTVGVLGLRLLGAAHVDYLVPNRFEYGYGLTPEIVQVALQRQPQLLITVDNGISSVDGVAAAKAAGLKVLVTDHHLPGEQLPDADAIVNPNQPGCTFPSKSLAGVGVIFYVLMALRARLRSLGRYETQAQPNIGELLDLVALGSVADVVPLDANNRILVHQGLERIRAGRARPGLKAILEVARRDHRRITSTDLGFILGPRLNAAGRLDDMSLGIECLLCEDPAVALDMAGQLDGLNQDRKSIEQGMQREALAQLKDLPIESMPYGLCLFDADWHQGVIGILASRLKERYHRPTIAFADAGEGMLKGSARSVPGFHIRDALDAVAARQPHLISKFGGHAMAAGLSLPEANFQAFADAFDEEVRRQLCEDDLTGRLLSDGTLAVEEFHLDLARALRNAGPWGQHFPEPLFHGVFQMVEQRVVGERHLKVVLKSECGSVKLDGIAFGIDRDVWPNPTVRWVEVAYKLDVNEFRGNESVQLMIAHMEPR
- a CDS encoding NADH:flavin oxidoreductase/NADH oxidase, translating into MSLLLEPYTLRQLTLPNRIAVSPMCQYSSVDGLANDWHLVHLGSRAVGGAGLVITEAVAVTADGRITAEDLGLWNDDQIVPLQRITRFITSQGAIPGIQLAHAGRKASTHRPWLGKHGSVKVEDGGWQPVGPSKIAFDPEHTPPRELSHDEIQGVVQAFVQAAERAKAAGFKVVEIHAAHGYLLHQFLSPLSNQRRDEYGSCFENRIRLTLQVTEAVREVWPQELPLFVRVSATDWVEDGWNPDETVELARRLRALGVDLIDVSSGGTSVNAEIPTGPGYQTRFAERVRKESEVATGTVGMITEPAQAEHILRTGQADLIFLARELLRDPYWPLHADDDLGGNKATWPAQYQRATSRANPIHESDLRE
- a CDS encoding tellurite resistance TerB family protein, producing MNTRGLLDQLLKSGQSLLQNQQGKGGAGKVPGLGDLLGGGQGKGSGLGGLLSGAGGGALAAGAMGLLLGSKKARKYGGKALTYGGLAALGVLAYKAYGNWQARQGQAPAQEPQTLDRLPPAQAEQHSQAVLKALVAAAKSDGHIDERERELIEGEFVRLDSDRELQAWLHAELNKPLDPAEVARAAQTPEMAAEMYLASVMMVDQEHFMERAYLDELARQLRLDPNLREELERQVRDAAAQ
- a CDS encoding methyl-accepting chemotaxis protein, coding for MKNWTLRQRILASFAVIIAIMLLMIVAAYSRLVTIEASEQAVGTDSIPGIYYSSMIRSAWVDSYVASQQLVGLSNHRELTSADLELFKGFHDRLRAQMANYQGTIQDAQDQASFDTFVRLEEAYVKVVDQVLAAYREKNYPEAERLIAEVLTPAWTDGRKHLNSVIDRNTESANAATREIVSAVATAKGSMIVSLILAIVAAGICGLLLMRAISAPMQRIVHALDKLRSGDLSARLNLDRKDEFGAIENGFNEMGEALANLVAQAQRSSVQVTTSVTEIAATSKQQQATATETAATTTEIGATSREIAATSRDLVRTMTEVTSAADQASSLAGSGQQGLARMEETMHQVMGAADLVNAKLGILNEKASNINQVVVTIVKVADQTNLLSLNAAIEAEKAGEYGRGFAVVATEVRRLADQTAVATYDIEQMVREIQSAVSAGVMGMDKFSEEVRRGMFEVQQVGEQLSQIIHQVQALAPRVLMVNEGMQAQATGAEQINQALAQLSDASTQTVESLRQASFAIDELSQVAAGLRGGVSRFKV